TTATATAATCATCGTAATCTGATCTTGATGATCAAAACATGCCATGCCATCAAAATCCAAGTCCCATCCaaaatcataataataattattgtcAAACTGATGAACAGTAGTATCATCAGTGCAAGAtggtgatgacgatgatgatagCATAGCAACATGCCTAGAATATTCTAAATCAACTTCATAGTGATCATATAATTGACTCTGATGAGTAGCAACACTATGGTCAtcgtgatgatcatgaatcactAATTCCACTGCCTCTTGTTTTGTTGATCTCAAAATTTGTTTTTTGCTGCTTGGGAtgatattgttattgttattattgaagcTAAGGAACATTGAAGATTTGGattcatgttccaaaataattgATTCCTCGTTATTATAATAATTAGTGTTCTTGCAAGTGTGATGACCATAATAGGTAGTTCGGTATAATGGGGGATTCTCTTGAATTCTTTGAACTTGTTTCATTGCTGGGCAACCCTCATCACACTTATGACTGCACCTGTAGTAGTTCCTGCCATATATCCATTCAATTCATTTTCTCTTCAATCATATTGCCCGTTAATTCATATATGATTATTAGagagaaaacaattttttttttcttcctaaaAATAATGAGTATGATCGATAGAGATAATATATAATATTGAGATAACAATTTTAGagtaaaattagaaaattaaatatatttatcaattgacatcaatcaatttttttttaattttatttttagatcGCGTTAATATTAAAAAAACATCTAAAATCATATAATAGAAGAACATCTAAAACTCGACTAAAAAAACATTTAAAAGTAAAATAGAATATCCAAATCAGTGATAGTTTTATTGAAAACTATGAGAGAAATGGATAATACGTATTTGGAATTGAAGTAAGACCTTGATAAGTGTGAGTGAAAAAAAATATAagcaaattattttattttaaattttaaattttaaatcataaatctcAATTCTAAATCTTAAATGTTGATGACTAATATTAATTAAATAGAAgctgttttatatatttttatttaacatataTTGGCAATAATTTTAATTGAATTACACGTGTATAAGAAGCTaagtaataattaatttataccTGAGGTATTTCGAATTCATTGTCTTCTTTTGTCCGTACTTTCTCCATGCATGGCCATCTTCAagtaaaattggattgtccttcTCCCAAGTTGGTGCAGTTGTTCTTATTAACATCAAGACAAAAATTAAATGAGTTATAAACTATTAATCTATTTGCTGATGAGCTAATCAATACTCTAGCTAGAAGATGAAAGCACATTATATCACAATTGATGATCCAATGATTATGATACTAATAATGTGTCCATTCAATTTTTGACCAAGTCACCAAGTTGCTGTTTTATAATTGCAATGAAAGCATATGAGATGGAATAGAGTATTTTAGTACAATAATTATGTCTCTCTGCTGTTAATTTAACAAAAGTGTGTGGCACTAAAGTACAAAATATACACCCTATCATCATAAGTTAGGCAGTGACTAGTAAAAAAGTTAAcctaaaaattaaatatactaaaattaattaagaaTTTGTTTTAGCttaatattaacatatatatataaaaaaaataaaaaaaaaaatatgtgatGACCAATGAACATAATTTTGTAGACGTGTATTGATTTAGATTTCAAAACTACTGTAactattaaaaaagaaatttatgAACAATTTTAGATAGGTCTAATTATGAAAATTTTTATCGTTCTAccatataattaatattttttaatacacCACATAAATACCAACCACAGCATATTAAAAGTAATaaaaaagtattaaaaaaattaaatttttgttataaattttTATAGAGTAAGAATTTTTTACTACAAATAGAATGAGATGAAAACTCTTCTTCTTAATTAAAAAGATACATGAGCTTAGAAATAGATTATGTCAGGtgtatattaaaatcagtcaAAATTActtatcagtataaaatacatgttagaatataaatacatactagaatataaatacacattaaaataaattaaatcacacatatatttatacacaaatatattgatgactgattttagtaactaattttatTGTATAAATAGCATTTTTCCTTAGCAATATATGTGTTGAGGGCACTACCGATTCCTTTCAACAGTTACAAAATCCTAAACATACTATATTATATATTCAATTTTCTGTGTAATAAATAATATAGCTATCACTTAAATAGCATAGTCTTCTCATCTTTATTTAAAGGTTGGTTTGAGTCTCACTCTAACTTTAAAAAAAAGtaaactaaaatttaaattaagGTGCTCTTCCTTCTAAATCATTCTTATgttttatatatacatacaaaatttttaaatgtACCGATATATCAGTATTTCaacattttttaatcaaaatatatgttattattttcttcaaaaaagagtgagataattaaaataggaaaaatcaacaaattaagttttttttttaaaaaaaaaaagtttttaagaGAATGACTTATTGTAAATAACTCTTACTTTCTCTTGTAGCGCCCTCTTCGATTATTTGTGTGGAAGCTTTTGCAAGCCTCATCTAAATTTTCATGCTTTTGGCAACTTgatggggaagaagaagaagataaatctTTGATGGGAAAAATTGCATCAtcaatattattattactattattggaAATGTTCAAGAGCAAAAGGGTGTTTGTGAATGATCTTAGCACTTGGTGCACAAGATCTTCAGCAAATGGCAAGATCAACGTCAACCCTTGTTCATCATTATTATTGGATCTATGAACAAGAAGTTGAAGCAATTGATTTGCGACGTCACGCCCTCTAAGTAGCTCTTGCTCCATTATTTCCCTTCTTCCCTTcgatgaataatgatgatgattctcCATTGTGGAGTTGTTTTTGAAAGTGTTCACTAGATTGGGGGAGAAAATTGGAGAGGCACCACACGCCTTTTATTCAACTAGGaaatatataaaaatgtttttctCTTTGTATTTCCAAATTTGAAAAGGACTAGGATGGTGCTCGCGAGTCGAGACAAAAAAACAAGTTGAAGAGCCACAACCAATCAAGTTTTGCCACCTAAGAATGAGGGTTTCCTCTTATTGGTGTTTGTTTTGATGGAGATGGATGATGAGCTCATTTGGATTACTTCATTCTAAACACTAAGCTATCCAATCGAAAGGACAAAATTGCCCTTATTATCAGGTTTTTGCATCCTTGGACCCCGGGAGAAACCTACCATGCGTGTGGGTGAATTCCTTGCATTGACAAAATTATATCTAAAATTATTTCTCTTCAAAATATAAAGAGGAGTGCTACGGGGCAGTATTTTTGTTAAATTCTGTctagcacttaaccatcaaaaggaaATTGAATGATTTTACACCATTAGatgcaatctcacaccattaaaaatatcattgatagaaccaacttgggttggtcgagtggtcagctcactcgtccgcttaaacaagtgtcgggagttcgaaccccgccttgtgcatgcagcaacccattggccagcggcagacccttaaatggagctcagatccgcgacggattagtctttaacctgtcgggttgggggataccgtttGGGTAAACCAAAAAAAATATCATTGATAGCTAATTGATGgttaaaaatcacaaaatctgttgGCCCCCTAGACTTTCTCAAATATAAAATCGATAATATGAGATATATAAATAATGGGTTATGCtatgtgtatattaaaattagccaccaaagtcaactattaatataaaaaataaattaaactacacatgtatttatacataaatacattaatagctgattttaataactaattttaatatacaaataacatttttcataaataattatatttttaatactaaCAACGGGATCAACATAAGTTATATATAGAAATGTCAATTAGAAAATTTGGTTATGTTTGGTTATTTATGTATATAGCAATCTGTCATATATATTTTTGGTAGGAATAAATTAGGATAACAAATCAAGCTGCTATatgataaactattattttatgatttatattgtatttaattgagtggttttatcaagtctttacccacttattcatatgattagcatgatattacaattccttcccaaaattgttccatggttgaaaacttgcttcctagagatcttttatttgtgtattttaattctcctttataccattcgatgtcgtgatctgtgtgttaagtgtttcaggtttcatagggtaggaatggcttagagaatggagaggaggcttgcaaaaatggaaggaatacaagaaactaaggagacgaccagcgaacactgacgcgagcgcatgcCTCACGTGAACACGCGGAATGAAGAAAATCACAGCGATgcgagcgcgtgcctgacgcgaacgcgtagacgacgcgtacgcgtgacctgcgcgatctgcagaaataacagaatacgctagGGACAATTTCGGGTcgcgttttaacccagttttcggcctagaaacacagattaaaactagggaacatgcagaaactcaacacACGTCCACTCACATTGAGATACAGTCAcatacattgatattaggattacttttagttttagatctgaatctagattcgccttacattcatagtttatgcttttgctttggattttggatgttgaagagtcatcacctccgttgaagtcactactttagtttgtttccttattcctttactcttttcagttgtTCATTAATCTTATTCAGATAactatgttgcattttggatttattaacatatagagttatttttatttttaattaattttaaatctctattttatttcatttaattatgtcttcttatatttttatgagtattaaatccatgtcaatggagtagattttctacttgacatggggttgattaagaggagacacttgagttggaatgctcaagtgcttagttgaattggacgttgttggctaattctgtacctactaacgctagaccttcccaagggagaggaccaggatttgcgggtaagagttagcttaatcacttgactttcctttatatagtaagggttaactaagtgaaaacaacaacctctttacactacacttgagaagatcccaacaaggatagaacttccaattaatcattcccccagtcaaggctttttatattaataataattcttagttttattgctttaatttacaattattttaattactcattatccaactcaactttcttgaaaattcctgattaataaattagcactcttttctacaactcgttaggagacgacctgggactcatactcccagtatttttatttctaaaatttgtgacaacNNNNNNNNNNNNNNNNNNNNNNNNNNNNNNNNNNNNNNNNNNNNNNNNNNNNNNNNNNNNNNNNNNNNNNNNNNNNNNNNNNNNNNNNNNNNNNNNNNNNNNNNNNNNNNNNNNNNNNNNNNNNNNNNNNNNNNNNNNNNNNNNNNNNNNaactcgttgggagacgacctgggattcatactcccagtatttttaattctaatttttgtgacaaccctttttaaattgataagcggattttagctggttaagaactgtacttgcaacgtatttcgTTTATTAATTTCTTAGCTGGCTAATTTCCGCCACCATCACTATATTAGGAAAAGATTTGCTGTGATTTGTTGATTAGGGTGTATATATATGAAAGTTTGTATCAAAGACAAAGGCATGCCTATTACCATTTCTTATTATGGCATTAGAGCCTAACTTGAGAAACACATAAAATAGAGGACGACTTGAGAAACCATGGCGGCAGAGCCAGACAAGACCATCAGAGACAAACCACACTCCTCAGGAGGAGACGAGAAGAGGACTCACTCGCCGTACGACCTCAACGCGAGTGATAACCCAGGAAACATAATCACATAGGTACAATTACGTGGGGAAAATTATGACGAATGGGCGCGGGCTGTGAAGATTTCTCTTTGAGCTCGGAGAAAGTGGAGATTCATTGACGGGACTCACATAGAACCAGGAAAGGATGCACTTGAACTTGAATATTGGTGGACAGTCCAATTCATGATTGTTTCGTGGATTTTGAATGCGATCGAGCCAAGCTTGCAGACCACCGTGGTGTATGCAGAGAATGCGAAGACGCTGTGGGAGGACATCAAAGAACGCTTTTCTGTTGTGAATGGACCTCGAATACAACAGTTGAAAGCAGATTTGACAAGGTGTAAGCAAGAAGGTGCGTCTATGGCTGCGTACTATGGGAAGTTGAAAATACTTTGGGATGAACTTGCAAACTGTGACCAGATTCCCAAATGCACCTGTGGTGGGTGCAAGTGTTCAATTGGCTCTCAACTTGAGAAgcggagggaagaagaaaaggttcACCAACTTCTCATGGGCCTTGATGATGTCATCTATGCCATTGTGAGGTCGAGTATCCTTGCAACCGATCCCTTACCTTCGCTTAATCGTGTGTACGCGATGTTAATTCAAGAGAAAAGGGTGAAGACAATCACCAAGTCGGCGGATGAAAGGGGATTGGTTGTGGGACTTGCGGCGCATGTCGGCAACAAGGCTAGAGGGGGAGGTGAACATGGAGAAAAGGTCGTGACGTGTTCCAAGTGCGGCAAAAATGGGCATGATGTAAAAGAGTGTTTTTAAATAGTGGGTTACGTACCCAGAATGGTGGGGTGACTGGCCAAGGCACGAATGAAGAGGCACTGGCAGAGGATCAGGAAGACAAGGGATACGCAACCGAGGGGCTCAAACACGTGCTAATGTGGCGTGTACTGGAGGAAGTAGAAGTTGTGTGAACAACCTAGAAGAAAAGAATCTTGATATGACAGGTTTAACTAGTGAGCAATGGAAGGTATTGGTTGATATGATCAGCAAACAAAAACCAGCTGAATCTGAGAAAATGACTGGTAAGAGAATTTGGAATTTGTAGATCATCGATAGTGGTGCTTCTAACCACATGACAGGTACCTTGAAAATTTTGTGTGAAAAAAAGGACCATTCCAGGATGTCCAGTGGGGCTGCCTGACGGTGAGCAGGTGCTTGCTTGCAAACAAAGAACTGTGGTTTTTGACAGAGGACTTCAGTTGAAAAATGTCCTTTATGtaccaaaattaaaatgcaacttTCTTTCTGTTCCATAATTGACTGATGAAGAAAAATGTGTTGTACAATTCACTGATAAGCTGTGTATTATGCAGGACCGCACTTCGAGGAAGATGATTGGAGCAGGTGAACAGAAGGATGGGCTCTATTGGTATCGTGGTGTGCACAAGGCTCAAGCAAGTCATGTCAAAGCTAAAAATAAATTGACTCTGTGGCATAAGAGATTGGGACATCCATCATTTAAAATTATGCAAATGATTCCCAATGTGAGTGACAAATATACTAGCGAAGAGGTGAATAAAATTTGTGAAATTTGTGAAAAAATCCAAACAAACAAGAGATAAGTTTCCATTAAGTGATAGTCATGCTTcgagtattttttatttgattcattgTGACTTGTGGGGACCTTATAAAACTCCGTCGTTATGTGGAGCCTCATATTTCTTAACCATTGTGGATGATTGCTCACGGGCTGTTTGGATATATTTGTTAAAAGAAAAGACGGAAGTGTCTGTTACGTTGAAAAATTTCTTtgttttggttgaaaaataatacaATAAATGCGTCAAAATGGTGCGATCCGATAATGGAACAGAGTTCATGTGTTTAAAGCAGTAGTTTATGCAACAAGGAGTGGTTCATCAAACTTCGTGTGTCGAAACTCCACAACAAAATGGAAGAGTAGAGCGCAAGCACAGACATATTCTAAATGTTGCCCGGTCCTTGCGATTCCAAGGTAATCTCCCTATTGAGTTTTGGGGAGAATGCGTTTTAACTGTCGGGCACCTAATCAATCTCACACCGTCCTTAGTGTTGAAAGAAAAATCCCCATATGAAATTATTCATGGAAGAGTTCCCAGTTATGAACACCTGCGAGTTTTTAGTTCTTTGTGTTATGCTCATAACCAAAGTAGGAAAAATGACAAATTTGACAGTCGAAGTAGGAAATGTGTGTTTGTCGGGTATCCGTTTGGGCAAAAAGGATGGAAGCTGTTTGATTTGGAAAAGAAAGTTTTTCTTGTATCTCGTGATGTCCATTTCATTGAAGGTGTGTTTCCCTTTCGTGAAGCCCAAAGAGCAAACTCACAAGTTGACCAAATTGGGCCCCCAATGTTGGAGCATGTTTTTGAAGAGGACACTCCAATTAGGTCAATTTTCACTTCCCCCACAGCTAAGCCCATTCCTCCAAATCAAAATGAGACTCTAGAACATTCACCCACTGCACCTGACATCCAAGACATGGAGAACATGAGCTCCGAGATGACCCAGACGAGGACGTCGTCATCCCCTCCAAAATCAGCGCCGAGGAAATGGTGCCGATCTCTGATTTGCCACCAGCCGCAACCGAAGCCCCCCTTGGCCGTGGACACCGTGTGAAAATTCCCTCCATCAAGCTGCGCGACTTTGTCACCACCGCCACTATCCAAAAGAGCTCCTCCGTCCAGAATCCGACTTCATCAACTTCCTCAGGTGTGTCCTATCCTATACAAAACTTTGTGAATTGTAACAATTTCTCTGACCAACACCGCATTTTTCTTGCTTCATTACAAGTCGAGCAAGAACCTCGGTCCTTCTCCCAAGCTGTCACAGATTCGCGATGGCGAGATGCCATGTCCAAAGAAATTCAAGCACTGAAAGTTAACAACACGTGGAAGCTCACACCTCTTCCTCCAGGAAAGAAAGCTTATGGTTGTAAGTGGGTTTATCGAATTAAATACAATTCTGATGGGTCAGTCGAGCGATTCAAAGCACGGTTTGTCATCTTAGGAAATCAACAAGTGGAAGGACTAGATTACAATGAAACGTTCTCTCCGGTGGCAAAGATGGTGACCATTCAAACAACTCTTGCCGTTGCAGTAGCCCGGAATTGGGAACTTCACCAAATGGATGTCCAtaatgagatttacaaggtgaccatagcttgcttcataccaacaatctccgtgggattcgacccttactcacgtaaggtattacttggacgacccagtgcacttgctggttagttgtatcgaagttgtgacaattatgtattgagatcagagcaccaagctttggagccattaccaggatttgttcgagcctggagatcacaatttcgtgcaccaacgccTTTCTGCATGGCAACCTTGATGAAGATGTGTACATGAAGCTTCCACCCGGGTTCCAAGTGTCTCAGCCAAGCTTAGTGTGTAAACTTCAAAGATCCATCTATGGCTTGCGACAAGCTCCGCATTGTTGGTTTGCAAAATTATCCTCTGCCCTTATTCGATTTGGTTTCCAGCAATCACAAAAAGACCATTCCTTGTTTATTCTCTGTAAAAATGATGTCCATCTGGTTGTTTTGGTGTATGTTGATGACCTTGTGATTGCAGGAAATAATGGTGATGCAATTAACAAATTCAAACAGTACTTGCACAAGTGCTTTCACATGAAATACTTAGGGCGCTTGAAATATTTTTTGGGGGTTGAAGTTGCCCGATCTTCCAAGGAAATCTTTCTGTGCCAGCGGAAATACGCCTTGGACATCATCACTGAAGCAGGTTTGCTGGCTGCTAAGCCCCAGCTACTCCGTGTGAGGAAAATCACCGGTTGGCATCCGCTGCTGGCCCTATTCTCTCTGATCCTAGCATGTATCGCCGCCTTTTTGGAAGACTCATATACTTGTGCTTCACCAGACCTGATCTTGCCTATAGTGTTCATGTTTTGTCCCAGTTTATGCAGAACCCACGTACTGAACATTGGCACGCCACTTTACGGGTTGTTCGGTATCTGAAGGGACATCCGGGGCAGGGCATACTTCTACCTAAAGAAAATGATTTGCAACTCTATGGCTGGTGTGATTCTGATTGGGCTGGCTGTCCGCTAACGCGCCGGTCTTTTACAGGGTGGTTCATTCAATTCAGTACTGCCCCTATCtcgtgaaaaacacaaaaacaacaAACGATCTCTGCCTCTTCTGCTAAAGCTGAGTACCGCTCAATGGCCAAGACAACCAGGGAATTAATATGGATAAAGGATATACTATCCTGGCTGCACGTGTCGCATCCTGCTCCCATTCGCTTGCACTGCGATAGTCAAGCGGCGCTTCACATTGCTAAAAATCCAGTCTTCCACGAACGTACCAAGCACATCAAAGTCGACTGTCATTTTGTCCGGGATGAAATCATACACAATCGACTATCACCTTCTTTCATTCCTACTCATCTCCAACTAGCTGATATTTTCACCAAGGCTCTCGGGACGAAACAGTTTGGAAAGCTCTTAGTCAAGTTGGGCATTCAAAATTTACACGCGCCAACTTGAGGGGGTAACAACGGGGTCaacataaattatatatagaaatgTCAATTAGAAGGTTTGGTTATTTATGTATATAGCAATCTGTCATATATATTTTTGGTAagagtaaattaaaataacaaatcaaGCTGCtatattagaaaaaaatttgCTGTAATTTGTTAATTAGGGTGTATATATAAAAGTTTGTATCAAAGACAAAGGTAGACCTATTACCATTTCTTCTTAAATACGTATCTTGTTTCATAAAACAACTCTTTTATAAAAGAACCTTTTTATTTTAGGGTTGTGTAAACTTTTTACATAACATTGTTTTCTCTTTATATTGACCTTATACTTAAACTTTTTTCGAAGACCAACAATTTAACCACAACCACCATCTGGATGTTATCggcagtttattttagttatggtGGTTTTCTTATAACTACCGTATAGAGCAGTAAAAAGGAATAGAATCAGCGCCCTTAAGGTTTACTACTACTGCAAAATATGGCGGTGGAGTTTAATATATCATGCAATTAAGATGATATTGTGTGGTGATCGGcgggtccaaaaaaaaaaagattttctgACTTTCATGCAgtatttttttgttcttttgaagttatttgtatttttttgtttttattatgtaTTCTTTTGGACATAGTTGTAGGAAGAGGACGGATCCAGAAATATTATTATGGggctaataatatatataatattaaaaaattatgcaaaaaattatataatgtaaaatatattacaaaaatatatcgatagaaaatatattttaaagtacaaaaaaatatgaaatagatcgagaatatattttaaagtataaAAAATATGTATGTACTTTATATTAACGAAGTGGTTGATTattcgtatcataaaattcatcgataatagaatttgtgtcaaattttttagcaattttcttttcaatataattaaaagacaattagcaagaaattcatcttttattttgtttcagagttattcttcacaatatttATAGATGAAAAAGATCTCTTAGTTATAGTAGTTGAAATagagagaattaataccaaataAATCAAGGAGGACACTCACAAGAAAGAAAAAACTTGActttattgaatttgaaaagttttatttaattaaaaaatattagtaataatatttttttagttttttaaatattgttacttactttttagatattagaaatcattaatatttagaTTCGATtgaacttttatttatattagtctaaatactaaataaatcttttaaaaattaaatcgtaCTTAATAACGTATTACtattaatctttttttaaaagtgCGGGGGAGAGGCGAGACCTCCACTCGCCCCCGTATGTCCGTCCCTGGTAAGAACTGAATTGGTGATCGAATCGAATCGATCACTGATTAAATCGATAATNNNNNNNNNNNNNNNNNNNNNNNNNNNNNNNNNNNNNNNNNNNNNNNNNNNNNNNNNNNNNNNNNNNNNNNNNNNNNNNNNNNNNNNNNNNNNNNNNNNNNNNNNNNNNNNNNNNNNNNNNNNNNNNNNNNNNNNNNNNNNNNNNNNNNNNNNNNNNNNNNNNNNNNNNNNNNNNNNNNNNNNNNNNNNNNNNNNNNNNNNNNNNNNNNNNNNNNNNNNNNNNNNNNNNNNNNNNNNNNNNNNNNNNNNNNNNNNNNNNNNNNNNNNNNNNNNNNNNNNNNNNNNNNNNNNNNNNNNNNNNNNNNNNNNNNNNNNNNNNNNNNNNNNNNNNNNNNNNNGGTAAGGAGAGTCTGAAGTATAAAGAGGAACTAGGTTTaaatcatatttttattatttgaaaattttttttaagtagttcaattaaactaattttttatCGATTTGACCAATTCCTATTGGTTCTTGATTTCAAAGGGTCTGTAAATTAAACTGAATCGATTAGAGATCCAATTCATTGATTTTCGGTTGAATCGACCAATCAGTTTAATTTTTACAACTATAATTTTAGGTTAATATGTATTGTCTACGAcatattttgtccctttttttagATTATTTGTATACTCTTGGTAGGAAGATTTATTTTGTGCCTTTTTTTTAccaccaaaaaacaaaaaaaaaaatacatttcaAAAAATTAGATACAATCTTTCCATATTTATTATCTATCATTTTAGTGACTAACTTTATATTAATTTCGGGCATGTCAGATTCAATGCCCATAGTTCGATCCAAATTTAAAGTATATCTTATTGGATTTGGATTTATTATTTATCCACTATTATTTTTAAGTGGGATTTGAGTTATATTTAGAATCGATTCGGACacaaaattatattatataactAAAACacttattatataataaaatcaataataaagtatatttaatattatatacTAACTTTGTACCTttaagataaattttttttttgaaataaaggaAGCTCAACACATTAAAGTGGAGAAGAAACGAAACATAAAAAGCAACAATCAAATTAAATCAACACCTGGCATCCCTATTACTTCCGTTAGCCACCCACCGGATCACAACCACGCCACTCGGTGTAACTCAACACCGCCTTTGTTTGAATCACCTCAATGCATTCTCTTTTATTATTGAAGATTCGTGCATTATGTTCCAACCAGATGTTCTAAATCACTGCAAAGAACGCTGTCATCCACATCTTCTGTTTTTGTTGTTTATTGTGCATGTCACTCCAACTCTCAAACAGTTCTTTAATGGTTCCAG
The DNA window shown above is from Arachis ipaensis cultivar K30076 chromosome B08, Araip1.1, whole genome shotgun sequence and carries:
- the LOC107610898 gene encoding probable WRKY transcription factor 62, encoding MENHHHYSSKGRREIMEQELLRGRDVANQLLQLLVHRSNNNDEQGLTLILPFAEDLVHQVLRSFTNTLLLLNISNNSNNNIDDAIFPIKDLSSSSSPSSCQKHENLDEACKSFHTNNRRGRYKRKTTAPTWEKDNPILLEDGHAWRKYGQKKTMNSKYLRNYYRCSHKCDEGCPAMKQVQRIQENPPLYRTTYYGHHTCKNTNYYNNEESIILEHESKSSMFLSFNNNNNNIIPSSKKQILRSTKQEAVELVIHDHHDDHSVATHQSQLYDHYEVDLEYSRHVAMLSSSSSPSCTDDTTVHQFDNNYYYDFGWDLDFDGMACFDHQDQITMII